From a single Diachasmimorpha longicaudata isolate KC_UGA_2023 chromosome 15, iyDiaLong2, whole genome shotgun sequence genomic region:
- the LOC135169824 gene encoding uncharacterized protein LOC135169824 isoform X1, producing MFISLYQAYENPSVNGYTSELHLLFNRTISITTRVRLVPNEGNTLEKALNKIGREDIVKKCIFNVELVTDDVEKEVARVRLDQPGFDSLKEELGPSRDSSLRRDGTLGDRQRGLDYDEPDRMRDAESMEDLKAVGNVPRKQIDENNIFRSRYEDVEIFPDYVHRYVWKNVHNWWDKNALVCAQTGRAYTYKDLRELSGRFATSLRRRQTLSDTTLAVILPNIPEYGIVILGASEAGIRLTLANPAYTAFELSRQLENSDANTIITNNENYHTIMEAIKMGNISIQLPLIVVTDEGHTPSGTINFRDLISEDVEEFEKTGEKTAIDVKNDTFLLPYSSGTTGLPKGVELTHRHLVTNLCQLEHPDCNYIEPARNGFQDIVPAFLPLYHVYGLNISFLCCLSYGAQIICMPKFTSKNLLNILEKYRATLLFAVPPVIQLLVNDDSFNAKHLNALKVIVSAAAPLANELITKFRKKMGWSMALIQGYGLTEVSSTLSSGKHASMNSVGFLIPNTEMRIISPENIYGKNLGVGQIGEILVRGEQVMKGYYKNVKATKECMDNNWFKTGDLGYIDEIGQLFITGRIKELIKVQGFQVSPIELENILHNHKYIADAAVVGVSHPKFGQVPKAFIVLKEGAKVTDEEIKNFVAKRVVKYKHLAEVVFIDKIMKSAAGKVLRKELQKL from the exons ATGTTCATATCGCTGTACCAGGCATACGAAAATCCATCGGTCAATGGATATACCAGTGAACTGCACTTGTTGTTCAATAGAACTATATCTataactacacgagtgcgtcTTGTTCCAAATGAAG GGAACACACTGGAGAAGGCCCTAAATAAAATTGGCCGTGAGGACATCGTGAAAAAATGTATATTCAACGTTGAACTGGTAACTGACGACGTTGAGAAGGAGGTAGCAAGGGTCAGACTTGATCAGCCTGGTTTTGATTCACTTAAAGAGGAACTCGGACCATCCAGAGACTCATCATTAAGACGAGATGGCACACTCGGAGATCGTCAAAGGGGTCTTGATTACGACGAGCCAGATCGAATGAGA GACGCTGAGTCGATGGAGGATCTTAAAGCAGTCGGTAACGTGCCGCGCAAACAAA TTGATGAGAATAACATCTTCAGGAGTCGCTATGAGGACGTGGAAATATTCCCGGATTACGTTCATCGATATGTGTGGAAAAACGTGCACAACTGGTGGGATAAAAATGCCCTT GTATGTGCACAGACTGGGCGAGCATACACATACAAAGACCTGAGAGAATTATCAGGAAGGTTTGCAACATCTCTGCGAAGGAGACAAACACTGTCTGATACAACTCTAGCAGTTATCCTTCCAAACATTCCTGAATATGGTATAGTCATTTTAGGGGCCAGTGAAGCCGGGATTcgg CTAACGCTGGCAAATCCTGCCTACACAGCATTCGAATTAAGCAGACAGCTTGAAAATTCAGATGCCAATACTATTATCAccaacaatgaaaattatcatacTATTATGGAAGCGATTAAGATGGGCAATATCTCCATTCAATTGCCGTTGATTGTTGTCACTGATGAGGGACATACACCCTCTGGTACCATCAACTTCCGTGATCTCATTTCTGAGGATGTCGAGGAGTTCGAAAAGACTGGGGAGAAAACCGCTATTGACGTAAAAAATGATACTTTTCTTTTGCCGTATTCGAGCGGAACAACAGGACTGCCTAAAGGAGTTGAGCTTACTCACAG ACATCTGGTGACCAATTTGTGCCAACTGGAACACCCAGATTGCAATTACATAGAGCCGGCACGCAATGGATTTCAGGACATTGTACCCGCATTCCTTCCTCTATACCATGTTTATGGTTTAAATATCTCGTTCTTATGTTGTTTAAG CTACGGTGCACAAATAATTTGTATGCCGAAATttacttcaaaaaatctacTGAATATACTGGAAAAATACCGAGCGACATTATTATTTGCCGTGCCGCCCGTGATTCAATTATTAGTTAATGACGATAGCTTCAATGCAAAACATCTTAATGCATTGAAAGTTATAGTCTCAGCAGCAGCACCTCTCGCTAACgagttaattacaaaattccgAAAGAAAATGGGATGGAGTATGGCGCTTATACAGGGTTACGGATTGACCGAGGTATCTTCAACTCTATCATCGGGAAAGCATGCGTCCATGAATTCAGTTGGTTTTCTCATTCCTAATACAGAAATGAGAATCATTAGTCCAGAgaatatttatggaaaaaatctTGGAGTCGGACAGATCGGAGAAATTCTCGTACGTGGGGAGCAAGTGATGAAGGGCTATTACAAGAATGTTAAGGCTACAAAAGAGTGTATGGATAACAATTGGTTTAAAACTGGAGATCTGGGCTACATAGATGAGATAG GCCAATTATTCATCACTGGGCGTATAAAGGAACTGATCAAGGTGCAGGGATTCCAAGTATCTCCCATAGAACTCGAAAATATCCTGCACAATCACAAATACATTGCGGATGCGGCTGTAGTCGGTGTGTCGCATCCTAAATTCGGACAAGTGCCAAAGGCATTTATTGTGCTGAAAGAAGGTGCTAAAGTCACCGATGAGGAGATCAAAAATTTCGTTGCTAAACGCGTCGTCAAGTACAAACATCTTGCTGAGGTTGTATTCATtgacaaaataatgaaaagtgCAGCCGGTAAAGTACTCAGGAAGGAGCTCCAGAAGTTGTAA
- the LOC135169824 gene encoding uncharacterized protein LOC135169824 isoform X3 yields MDAESMEDLKAVGNVPRKQIDENNIFRSRYEDVEIFPDYVHRYVWKNVHNWWDKNALVCAQTGRAYTYKDLRELSGRFATSLRRRQTLSDTTLAVILPNIPEYGIVILGASEAGIRLTLANPAYTAFELSRQLENSDANTIITNNENYHTIMEAIKMGNISIQLPLIVVTDEGHTPSGTINFRDLISEDVEEFEKTGEKTAIDVKNDTFLLPYSSGTTGLPKGVELTHRHLVTNLCQLEHPDCNYIEPARNGFQDIVPAFLPLYHVYGLNISFLCCLSYGAQIICMPKFTSKNLLNILEKYRATLLFAVPPVIQLLVNDDSFNAKHLNALKVIVSAAAPLANELITKFRKKMGWSMALIQGYGLTEVSSTLSSGKHASMNSVGFLIPNTEMRIISPENIYGKNLGVGQIGEILVRGEQVMKGYYKNVKATKECMDNNWFKTGDLGYIDEIGQLFITGRIKELIKVQGFQVSPIELENILHNHKYIADAAVVGVSHPKFGQVPKAFIVLKEGAKVTDEEIKNFVAKRVVKYKHLAEVVFIDKIMKSAAGKVLRKELQKL; encoded by the exons AT GGACGCTGAGTCGATGGAGGATCTTAAAGCAGTCGGTAACGTGCCGCGCAAACAAA TTGATGAGAATAACATCTTCAGGAGTCGCTATGAGGACGTGGAAATATTCCCGGATTACGTTCATCGATATGTGTGGAAAAACGTGCACAACTGGTGGGATAAAAATGCCCTT GTATGTGCACAGACTGGGCGAGCATACACATACAAAGACCTGAGAGAATTATCAGGAAGGTTTGCAACATCTCTGCGAAGGAGACAAACACTGTCTGATACAACTCTAGCAGTTATCCTTCCAAACATTCCTGAATATGGTATAGTCATTTTAGGGGCCAGTGAAGCCGGGATTcgg CTAACGCTGGCAAATCCTGCCTACACAGCATTCGAATTAAGCAGACAGCTTGAAAATTCAGATGCCAATACTATTATCAccaacaatgaaaattatcatacTATTATGGAAGCGATTAAGATGGGCAATATCTCCATTCAATTGCCGTTGATTGTTGTCACTGATGAGGGACATACACCCTCTGGTACCATCAACTTCCGTGATCTCATTTCTGAGGATGTCGAGGAGTTCGAAAAGACTGGGGAGAAAACCGCTATTGACGTAAAAAATGATACTTTTCTTTTGCCGTATTCGAGCGGAACAACAGGACTGCCTAAAGGAGTTGAGCTTACTCACAG ACATCTGGTGACCAATTTGTGCCAACTGGAACACCCAGATTGCAATTACATAGAGCCGGCACGCAATGGATTTCAGGACATTGTACCCGCATTCCTTCCTCTATACCATGTTTATGGTTTAAATATCTCGTTCTTATGTTGTTTAAG CTACGGTGCACAAATAATTTGTATGCCGAAATttacttcaaaaaatctacTGAATATACTGGAAAAATACCGAGCGACATTATTATTTGCCGTGCCGCCCGTGATTCAATTATTAGTTAATGACGATAGCTTCAATGCAAAACATCTTAATGCATTGAAAGTTATAGTCTCAGCAGCAGCACCTCTCGCTAACgagttaattacaaaattccgAAAGAAAATGGGATGGAGTATGGCGCTTATACAGGGTTACGGATTGACCGAGGTATCTTCAACTCTATCATCGGGAAAGCATGCGTCCATGAATTCAGTTGGTTTTCTCATTCCTAATACAGAAATGAGAATCATTAGTCCAGAgaatatttatggaaaaaatctTGGAGTCGGACAGATCGGAGAAATTCTCGTACGTGGGGAGCAAGTGATGAAGGGCTATTACAAGAATGTTAAGGCTACAAAAGAGTGTATGGATAACAATTGGTTTAAAACTGGAGATCTGGGCTACATAGATGAGATAG GCCAATTATTCATCACTGGGCGTATAAAGGAACTGATCAAGGTGCAGGGATTCCAAGTATCTCCCATAGAACTCGAAAATATCCTGCACAATCACAAATACATTGCGGATGCGGCTGTAGTCGGTGTGTCGCATCCTAAATTCGGACAAGTGCCAAAGGCATTTATTGTGCTGAAAGAAGGTGCTAAAGTCACCGATGAGGAGATCAAAAATTTCGTTGCTAAACGCGTCGTCAAGTACAAACATCTTGCTGAGGTTGTATTCATtgacaaaataatgaaaagtgCAGCCGGTAAAGTACTCAGGAAGGAGCTCCAGAAGTTGTAA
- the LOC135169824 gene encoding uncharacterized protein LOC135169824 isoform X2 — MFISLYQAYENPSVNGYTSELHLLFNRTISITTRVRLVPNEGNTLEKALNKIGREDIVKKCIFNVELVTDDVEKEVARVRLDQPGFDSLKEELGPSRDSSLRRDGTLGDRQRGLDYDEPDRMRDAESMEDLKAVGNVPRKQIDENNIFRSRYEDVEIFPDYVHRYVWKNVHNWWDKNALVCAQTGRAYTYKDLRELSGRFATSLRRRQTLSDTTLAVILPNIPEYGIVILGASEAGIRLTLANPAYTAFELSRQLENSDANTIITNNENYHTIMEAIKMGNISIQLPLIVVTDEGHTPSGTINFRDLISEDVEEFEKTGEKTAIDVKNDTFLLPYSSGTTGLPKGVELTHRHLVTNLCQLEHPDCNYIEPARNGFQDIVPAFLPLYHVYGLNISFLCCLSYGAQIICMPKFTSKNLLNILEKYRATLLFAVPPVIQLLVNDDSFNAKHLNALKVIVSAAAPLANELITKFRKKMGWSMALIQGYGLTEVSSTLSSGKHASMNSVGFLIPNTEMRIISPENIYGKNLGVGQIGEILVRGEQVMKGYYKNVKATKECMDNNWFKTGDLGYIDEIGRPIIHHWAYKGTDQGAGIPSISHRTRKYPAQSQIHCGCGCSRCVAS, encoded by the exons ATGTTCATATCGCTGTACCAGGCATACGAAAATCCATCGGTCAATGGATATACCAGTGAACTGCACTTGTTGTTCAATAGAACTATATCTataactacacgagtgcgtcTTGTTCCAAATGAAG GGAACACACTGGAGAAGGCCCTAAATAAAATTGGCCGTGAGGACATCGTGAAAAAATGTATATTCAACGTTGAACTGGTAACTGACGACGTTGAGAAGGAGGTAGCAAGGGTCAGACTTGATCAGCCTGGTTTTGATTCACTTAAAGAGGAACTCGGACCATCCAGAGACTCATCATTAAGACGAGATGGCACACTCGGAGATCGTCAAAGGGGTCTTGATTACGACGAGCCAGATCGAATGAGA GACGCTGAGTCGATGGAGGATCTTAAAGCAGTCGGTAACGTGCCGCGCAAACAAA TTGATGAGAATAACATCTTCAGGAGTCGCTATGAGGACGTGGAAATATTCCCGGATTACGTTCATCGATATGTGTGGAAAAACGTGCACAACTGGTGGGATAAAAATGCCCTT GTATGTGCACAGACTGGGCGAGCATACACATACAAAGACCTGAGAGAATTATCAGGAAGGTTTGCAACATCTCTGCGAAGGAGACAAACACTGTCTGATACAACTCTAGCAGTTATCCTTCCAAACATTCCTGAATATGGTATAGTCATTTTAGGGGCCAGTGAAGCCGGGATTcgg CTAACGCTGGCAAATCCTGCCTACACAGCATTCGAATTAAGCAGACAGCTTGAAAATTCAGATGCCAATACTATTATCAccaacaatgaaaattatcatacTATTATGGAAGCGATTAAGATGGGCAATATCTCCATTCAATTGCCGTTGATTGTTGTCACTGATGAGGGACATACACCCTCTGGTACCATCAACTTCCGTGATCTCATTTCTGAGGATGTCGAGGAGTTCGAAAAGACTGGGGAGAAAACCGCTATTGACGTAAAAAATGATACTTTTCTTTTGCCGTATTCGAGCGGAACAACAGGACTGCCTAAAGGAGTTGAGCTTACTCACAG ACATCTGGTGACCAATTTGTGCCAACTGGAACACCCAGATTGCAATTACATAGAGCCGGCACGCAATGGATTTCAGGACATTGTACCCGCATTCCTTCCTCTATACCATGTTTATGGTTTAAATATCTCGTTCTTATGTTGTTTAAG CTACGGTGCACAAATAATTTGTATGCCGAAATttacttcaaaaaatctacTGAATATACTGGAAAAATACCGAGCGACATTATTATTTGCCGTGCCGCCCGTGATTCAATTATTAGTTAATGACGATAGCTTCAATGCAAAACATCTTAATGCATTGAAAGTTATAGTCTCAGCAGCAGCACCTCTCGCTAACgagttaattacaaaattccgAAAGAAAATGGGATGGAGTATGGCGCTTATACAGGGTTACGGATTGACCGAGGTATCTTCAACTCTATCATCGGGAAAGCATGCGTCCATGAATTCAGTTGGTTTTCTCATTCCTAATACAGAAATGAGAATCATTAGTCCAGAgaatatttatggaaaaaatctTGGAGTCGGACAGATCGGAGAAATTCTCGTACGTGGGGAGCAAGTGATGAAGGGCTATTACAAGAATGTTAAGGCTACAAAAGAGTGTATGGATAACAATTGGTTTAAAACTGGAGATCTGGGCTACATAGATGAGATAGGTAG GCCAATTATTCATCACTGGGCGTATAAAGGAACTGATCAAGGTGCAGGGATTCCAAGTATCTCCCATAGAACTCGAAAATATCCTGCACAATCACAAATACATTGCGGATGCGGCTGTAGTCGGTGTGTCGCATCCTAA
- the LOC135169805 gene encoding LOW QUALITY PROTEIN: differentially expressed in FDCP 8 homolog (The sequence of the model RefSeq protein was modified relative to this genomic sequence to represent the inferred CDS: inserted 2 bases in 2 codons; substituted 3 bases at 3 genomic stop codons) encodes MPQNFKSVWIFKFRMVYWNFTYVELTTWGPSSFDYTPGDGDDILQSRVVVPYSLKSVEALLSLSKTTTLEELTEMVKKCKQIVLEIDXCIEERKWLVRKLIELRLRAQXDHCSAAIWTMIQSXYMCNDCGYCCHWKCIIDVRRVCANVVASEAGGYIFTKEICPEMGLSAQLYSCAECHMKITFTSTKVRSLPCFGSAFRHTDSGYVEPRLCDNTGLYFCQRCHWNTLAVVPARVIRNWDLDPRKVSRSASXLLRLLNERLVLPVEELNPQLFTLVPDLSVLKRMREELQMMKKYLVFCPDADFQGLPWRVGLRTHMIENSANYSMKDLIDLQSGVLMEEISAAYDAMQNHITESCELCHARGHLCEKCGXNEVIFPWDASAVCCHQCKAVHHRVCWSKRNYCCPKCMRIKNELHERVKIVALGRKSQFKY; translated from the exons atgCCGCAGAACTTCAAATCCGTGTGGATTTTCAAATTTAGAATGGTTTATTGGAA TTTTACCTATGTAGAATTAACTACTTGGGGCCCATCTTCATTTGATTATACACCTGGTGATGGAGATGACATTTTGCAAAGTCGAGTTGTTGTTCCTTACAGTTTGAAATCTGTTGAGGCTCTATTGTCCTTGTCGAAG ACAACTACCTTAGAAGAGCTAACCGAAATGGTGAAGAAGTGTAAGCAGATAGTTCTCGAAATTGACTAGTGCATAGAAGAGAGAAAATGGTTAGtaagaaaattgattgaactAAGGTTGCGGGCTC GAGATCACTGCAGTGCAGCTATCTGGACAATGATCCAGTCGTGATACATGTGTAATG ACTGCGGGTACTGCTGCCATTGGAAGTGCATAATAGATGTTCGCCGAGTCTGTGCCAATGTCGTAGCAAGTGAGGCTGGAGGATACATCTTCACCAAAGAAATTTGTCCTGAAATGGGACTCTCCGCTCAATTGTACAGTTGTGCAGAGTGTCACATGAAAATAACATTCa CTTCCACAAAAGTTCGGTCATTGCCATGCTTTGGCAGTGCTTTCAGACATACAG ACTCGGGCTACGTTGAACCCAGGCTATGTGACAACACAGGGCTGTACTTCTGTCAAAGATGTCACTGGAACACCCTCGCCGTTGTTCCAGCGAGAGTCATCAGGAATTGGGATCTGGACCCAAGGAAAGTCAGTCGTTCTGCCTCTTAATTGCTTAGATTATTGAATGAACGACTAGTTCTACCAGTGGAGGAATTGAATCCGCAACTGTTTACTCTCGTACCGGATTTATCGGTGTTGAAG agaaTGCGGGAGGAGCttcaaatgatgaaaaaatacttgGTCTTTTGTCCAGACGCGGATTTTCAGGGTCTCCCCTGGCGTGTGGGTCTTCGCACACACATGATCGAGAATTCTGCAAATTACTCCATGAAAGATCTGATCGATCTTCAGAGTGGAGTTCTCATGGAAGAAATAAGTGCAGCATACGACGCAATGCAAAATCACATAACTGAATCTTGCGAGTTGTGTCATGCAAGAGGACATTTGTGCGAAAAATGCG ATAACGAGGTCATATTTCCGTGGGATGCCTCAGCTGTTTGCTGTCATCAGTGCAAGGCTGTGCACCATCGTGTTTGTTGGTCCAAACGGAATTACTGTTGCCCCAAAtgcatgagaataaaaaacgaaTTGCACGAGAGAGTGAAAATTGTGGCTTTGGGGAGGAAGAGTCAGTTTAAAtattag